The Nocardioides sp. cx-173 genome segment CTCGTCCTTGAAGAGGTAGACGCCGGGGGAGTGCGGCAGCCCGTCGGCGAGGTGACGCTTGCGTCGCTGCGCCGCGGAGACCCGCGAGGAGAAGGTCTGCAGCTCCTCCAGCGTGTGGACGCCGAGCGCGCCGATGCGCTCCATGAGGCCGTGCAGCACGTCGACGGTCGCCCGCGCGTCGGACAGTGCGCGGTGGTTGGGGGTGGTGCCGCTGTGGAAGACCCGGGCCAACGAGGACAGCTTGCAGTTGGGCGCGTCGTCGCGGGTGATCACCCGGCGCGCCAGCTTGGCGGTGTCGACCACCTCGAACGCCGGCCAGGGGCGCCCCTGGCGCTCGGCGAAGTGGCGCAGGAAGCCGACGTCGAACGGCGCGTTGTGGGCCACCAGGACCGTGCCGGCCGCGAACTCCAGGAACGCCGGCAGCGCCGACTCGATGGCCGGGGCGTCGGCCACCATCGAGTTGCTGATGCCGGTGAGCACGGCGATGAACGCCGGGATCTGGCTCTGGGGGTTGACCAGCGTCTGGAACTCCCCGAGCACCTCGCCGCCGCACACCTTGACCGCGCCGATCTCGGTGATCATGGATCCCGCGGTGGGGGAGCCGCCGGTGGTCTCGAGGTCGACCACGCAGAACGTGACGTCGCGCAGCGACCGGCCGAGCTCGTCGAAGCTGCGCTGTGACTCCCAGCGGCCGCCGGCCGGGGAGGTGACCAGAGGTGCGGGAGGGGCGGCCGGGCTCATGCCCCGACCGTAGGGCGGGCCGCCGACAATCCCCGGACGGCGCGCCCCGGCGCCCGGTCACTAGGCTGCCCGGGTGAGCCAGACACCTGCCCTGCCCGATCCCGCCCACCGCTGGCGCTGCGGCGGCTGCGGCAACCTGACCCGCTTCGACGTGACCCGGACCCGGCGTACCCAGGAGTTCTGGCACTTCGACCTGGCGGGCGAGCACGCCGTCGAGAGCGTCGAGGTGCTCGGGGAGGACGTCGAGTCGGTGTCGTGTCGCTGGTGCGGCCGCAGCGACGCGATCGAGACGGTCGCGCGAAGCGACGCGGACCTGGCCTCCGACCCGTCCTGACCCCGGTCGGACCCGCCGCCCGGGGCCGATGTCGGTGGCGGCTGTCAGCCTGCTCACATGACGACGAGAATCGACTGCGACACCTGCGTGGTGCGCGGGCTGGCCTGCCACGACTGCGTGGTGACCGTGCTCCTGGGGCCGCCGCCGGAGCTCACCTTCGACGACGCCGAGTGCGACGCGCTCGACGTGCTCGCCGCCTCCGGCCTGGTGCCGCCGCTGCGCCTGGTGCGCCCGGTCTCCGGCCCCGAGGTCGAGTCCGCGTGACGGGTGTCCACAAAGTCGGCTCGGGAGTTGGCCAGGGGCCCTCCTGGCCATTAGCCTGAGCGCTCAAGCACCCGTGGAAGTGGTCCACCAGGTCCGCGCGGGGGCTGCGTCGAGTTCGGGACCGTCTTCGGGGGCGGTTCGGGAGCCGGGGAACCAACTCTTCTGGGGTGTATCCCTCGCAAGGCGTCGCGCGCAGGTGGCGGCGAGGAGCGGGGGTAGGGCAAGTCGTGCCCGAACCCGTCAGCTCACCCGGTAGGCGTACGACACGCAAGGGAGACCGCCCGCTCGTGCGGAAGCGACTCATCACGGCCCTCACCGGCCTGGCTCTGGCCACCACCATCGGGCTCGTCCCGTCCACCACGGCCTACGCCGACCCCGACATCGACACCGTGCAGGCACGCGTCGACCGGCTCTACCACGAGGCCGAGCAGGCCTCCGAGCGCTACAACGACGCCAAGATCGAGCTCGAGGCGCTGCAGGGCGACGTCGCCTCGCTGCGCGCCGACCAGCGCCGCCAGGACGCCGCGCTCGACTCCGTCCGCGAGCAGGTCGCCGACGCCATGGTCAGCCAGTACCAGGGCCAGGGCATCTCCGCGGTCGGCGAGATCTTCGTCTCCGACGACCCCGGCGCCTTCTTGTCCCAGCTGACGACGATGTCGTCCTACGAGGACCGCCAGGACGCGCTGCTGGCCGACTACACCGACGAGGTCGAGGCGCTCGACATCCGCGAGACCGCGACCTCGCGCCGCCTCGCCCAGGTCACCGCGCTCAAGGACCGCCTGGCCGACGAGAAGGCCACGGTCGACAAGAAGCACGAGGAGGCCGAGGGCCTCCTCGGCCGGCTCAAGGACGAGGAGCGCGAGCAGATGCTGTCGCGCGGGTCCAAGACCGTCCCCTCCGACGTGCCCGCGTCCGGCCGCGCCGCCGCCGCCGTCGCGTACGCCATGGCTCAGGTCGGCGACTCCTACGTCTACGGCGCCGCCGGCCCCAGCGCGTTCGACTGCTCCGGGCTGACGATGATGGCGTGGGCGCAGGCCGGTGTCGCGCTGCCGCACTCCTCGAGCGCCCAGTACTCCTCCGGCCCCCGGGTCTCGCTGAGCGCACTGCAGCCCGGCGACCTGGTCTTCTACTACAGCCCGATCAGCCACGTGGGGATGTACATCGGCAACGGCCTGATCGTGCACGCGGCCAACCCGGGCGCCGGCGTCAAGGTCTCCGACATGAACGAGATGCCGGTCGTCGGCGCGGTCCGCCCTGGCTGACCGACCGAGCACCGAGGCCGGCCACCCACGTCTGTGGGTGGCCGGCCTTTCGCTGTCGCTGCTGGTCGTGGTCGGGCTGGCGACCTGGGTCCTGCTGCGGGAGGAGCCGTACGTCGCCCCTCGCCCCGACGCCGGCGCCGAGGTGGTCCGGCCGGCCGCGGCGGCCCGGTCGCTGCAGCTCTTGACCCGGGCCGTGGAGTCCTCCGACCCGGCGATGGCGGCCGACGCGGCCCCCGAGGGCGACCAGCGCGCGGCGGACCTGCTGCGCGCGCTCGTCGGCAACGCCGACGCCCTGCGGGTCCGGGACTTCTCCCTGCGCTACCTCGACGAGTCGGGGGCGGCCGACGGTGACACCTGGTCGGCCGCGGTTGACGCGACCTGGCGCTTCGCCGGCTACGACGAGACGTCGGCGCGGGCCGAGGTCGAGGTGCGCTTCGCGGGGCCGGACGCCGGCATCGTCGCGGTCGGCGGCGTCGAGGGCGTCTCGCCGGTGTGGCTGGCCGGTCCGGTGACCGTGCGCCGTACCCCCGACGTGCTCGTGATCGCCGCCGGGAGCGGGGCCGCGGTGAGCACCGCGGCCGCCGACTACCTCGCCCGCGGCAGGGCCGCGCTCCCGGTGGTGGCCCGGGTGCTCCCCGCGTGGCGCGGGCCGCTGGTGCTGGAGGTCCCCGCGACCCCCGACGCCCTCGACCGCGCCCTGGACGCCGAGCCCGGCGACTACGCCGGCGTCGCCGCGGTGACGTCGTCGCCCGATGCCACCCAGGCGCCGGGCGCGCCGGTGCACGTGTTCCTTAACCAGGCCGAGTTCGAGCGCCTCCGGCCGCTGGGCGCCCAGGTCGTCGTCAGCCACGAGGCCGCCCACGTGGCCACGGACGCGACCGGCAGCCAGGCCATGCCGCAGTGGCTGGTCGAGGGCTTCGCCGACTACGTGTCGCTGCGCGACGTCCGGCTCCCGCTCGCGCGCACGGCCGCCCAGGTCATCGCCCAGGTGCGTGAGGACGGGCCGCCCGCGGCCCTGCCCGGCGCAGCGCAGTTCGACGCCTCGACCGGCCACGCCGGGGCGGCCTACGAGTCGGCCTGGCTCGCGTGCGGGGTGCTCGCACAGCGCCGTGGCGAGGCGGCGCTCGTGGGCCTGTACGACGCCGTGCGCGCCGGCAGTACGCTCGCCGACGCGCTGGCCGACGGCTTCGGGTGGACCGAGCAGGAGCTGGTCCGGGCGTGGCAGACCCGCCTGACAGACTTGGCCGCGTGACTGCCGAGGACCCAGGGGCGGAGCGCCGGGTCGCGCTCGTGACGACCCTGGTCGGGCTCGTCGCCTTCGTCGCGCTCGCGGCGTGGCTGGTGCCCTGGGACCCGGTCCCCGGCGGTCGGCTGGAGCCGGCCGACCCGCTCTCGGTGTTCACCCCGGAGCAGGTGGAGCGGGCGGAGGCGTTCTCGCATCACGCCCGGATCCTGAGCTGGAGCTCGCTGGCGGTCTCGCTCGCGGTGGCCTGCTGGCTGGGCCTCACCCGGCGCGGGCGCGCGCTCTTCGGCCGGCTGCCCGGCCCGTGGTGGGTGCAGGTGCCCCTCGCGGTGGCGGTGGTGGACCTCCTGCGCCGCGTGGTCACGCTGCCCTTCGCGGTGCTGCTGTGGCGCGCGCGCGTCGACGAGGGCCTGTCGACCCAGGACGCCGCCGCCTTCTTCTCCGACCTGGTCAAGGGCGAGCTGCTCGACATCGCCGTCACCTCGCTGGGGCTGCTGGCGGTGCTGGCCTGCGCCCGCCGGTGGCGGCGCGCCTGGCCGGCGATCGCGGGCGCCGGCCTGGGAGTGCTCGTCCTGGCCGGATCCTTCGTCTACCCGGTGGTGGTCGAGCCGCTGTTCAACGAGTTCGAGCCGCTGCCCGACGGCCCCCTGCGCAGCGAGATCATGCGGCTGGCCGACGAGGAGGGGGTGGTCGTCGACGACGTGCTCGTCGCCGACGCCTCGCGGCGTACGACGACGCTGAACGCGTACGTGTCGGGCTTCGGCGGCACCCGCCGCGTCGTCGTCTACGACACGCTCGTGGACGGCCTGCCGCAGGACCAGGCGCTCTCGGTGGTCGCCCACGAGCTCGCACACGCCCGGCACGGCGACGTGGTCACGGGCTCGCTGCTGGGGGCCGCCGGCGCCCTCGTGGGGGTGGGGCTGCTGGCCCTCGTGCTCGGCCGCGTGCGTCAGCGCGGCGGCCCGGGTCTGGCGGACCCGGCCGTCGTCCCGCTGGTGCTGGTGCTGCTCGCCCTCGCGTCGCTGGTGAGCTCGCCGGTGAGCAACACCGTGAGCCGGCAGATCGAGACCAGGGCGGACGTGGACGCCCTGCGCGCGACCGACGACCCGGCGGCGTTCATCGCGATGCAGACCCAGCTGGCGCTTCGCTCCCTGTCGGACCCGACGCCGCCGGCCTGGAGCCAGTTCTGGTTCGGCAGCCACCCCACGGGCCTGACCCGCATCGCGCTGGCTCAGCGGCTCGCGAACGACTAGCGGTCGGGGGGGCGGGTGATGCTGGAGAGCAGCCCGATCCGCATGGCGGTGACCAGGGCCTGGGCCCGGTTGGCGGCACCGAGCTTCTGGTAGATGCGCGCGATGTGCGCCTTCGCGGTCGACTCGCTGAGGTAGAGCCGATCACCGATCGCGGCGGCGCCCAGCCCGTCGGCGAGCAGCAGCAGGACCTCGTGCTCGCGGCCGCTGAGCCGGGTCGCCCCCGATGACTGGCGGCGCATCATCGCGCCGACCAGCCCGGTGCACACGAACGAGCGGGGCGACACCGCGGCGTGCCGCACCGTGCGCACCACCTCCGAGGCGGGGGCGTCCTTGCCGACGAAGCCCGAGGCGCCGGCCTCCATGGCCGCGAAGATCTGGTCGTCACCGGAGTGCATGGTGAGGATCACCAGGCCCGCGGTGTCGCTGTGCCGGCGCACGCCCCGGACGATGTCGAGGCCGGTGCCGTCCTGCAGCTGCAGGTCGGCCACGACCACGTCGGGGGCCAGCTCGTCGTAGGCGGCGAGGGCCTCGGCGACCGTGGCCGCGACGCCCACGATCCCCATGTCGTCCTCGAGGTCGAGGACGCCGGCCAGGCCGTTGCGGATCAGCTCGTGGTCGTCGACCAGCAGGACCCGGAGCGCGGACTCGCTCATGTCGCCACCCGGTCCTGCGCGCTCCGGCCGAGCTTCACCTCCACGTGGACCCCGCCCTCGGCGCCGTCGCCGATCGCCAGGTCGGCGCCGATCAGCTGCGCCCGCTCCCGCATGATCGCGAGGCCCTGGGAGTCGGGCCGGCGCTGCTGCAGACCACGGCCGTCGTCGGTCACGGTGATGAGCGCCTCGGGCGGGTTGACCTGGCAGACGACCTCGACCGAGCCCGCTCGGGCATGCCGGACGGCGTTGGTCATCGCCTCCTGGGTGATCCGGAAGAGCTCGGCCTCCACCTCGGCGCGCAGCCGGGTGCTGTGCTCGTCGACGGTGACGGCGATCGGGACCCCCGAGACCTCGCTGAGGTGACGGGCGAGCGTGCCCACCGCGGCGCCCAGGCTCTCGCTCTCGCCGACGCTGGTGCGCAGCGTGAGCACGGACTGGCGCACCTCGGAGACGATCGTGCTGATCCGCTCGCGCAGCGCCGCGAGCTGACCGGCCTGCCGGGGGTCCGCGGGCCGGGCCGCGAGGGCGTCGACCAGGTAGCCCAGGGACGCGATGTCCTGGGCGATCCCGTCGTGCATCTCGCGCGAGAGCCGCCGGCGCTCGTCGGCGGTGGCGGCGTCACGGAACGCCGAGAACAGCAGGGCGGTGTCGAGCTGCACGGCCGCCGAGCCCAGCGCGGTCCGGACCTCCTCCAGCCGGGCCTCGAGGTCGAGCTCGACCCGGTCGGACAGCGTGCCGGCGACGACCGAGCCCTCGCCGAGGGGGAAGGCGAAGGCGCGGCCCTCGACCTGAGTACGGCGCGAGGCCCAGGCCGCCGCGGCCAGGCGCTCGGCCTCCGGGCCCACCGGCGGGTCCTCGAGCAGCGGCACCACGGTCTCGCCGCGGCGTACGTAGAGGGCGAGGGTCTGCGCCGGCGCGTGGTCGTGGACCTGGCTGAGCAGCGCACCCCCGAGGGAGCGGACGTCGAGACCGGAGCTGAGCCCGCCGGACAGGTCGATGAGCTGGCGGAGCAGCCCCTGCGCGTCGCGGTACGGCGCGACGGCGTCAGGCGCGTCGTCGGGCTCCGTGCTCCGGACGTACGCCGCCACGCCCCCGGCCCCGACCCCGGCGACCGTCCAGGTGAACACCGCGAGGCCGGTCTCGACCGACAGCGGGCCGTGGACGACCAGGGCGCCGCCGAGGACCCCCGCCAGCTGCGCGGCGCTCGCGACCGCCATGCCCGCGAAGCCGCGGAGCAGCCCGCCCACGAACGGCGCCAGGGTGAGGGCGGCCAGCACCCCGGTCGTCCACCCCAGGGAGAGGCCGCAGACCAGCCCCACGACCGCCGCCTCGAGCCAGGCCACCCGCACGTGCGGCGCCCGCCAGGCGACGAGCTGCGCCACCGTCCAGGTGAGCGCGACGGCGAGGAGCGCCCAGGCCGCCGGCACGTCGTGGCGCCACAGGACGCGCACTCCCATGGCGAGGAGGACGAACGCGCGCCCCACCGTGGTGAGGCGGACCAGGCGCGCGTGGCGTCGAGCGTCGGTCATGCCGCCCCACCCCCCGCCGGTCGGAACGTGCGCGCTGTCGCGCCCGTCGATCCTCTGTCTGCCCCCGGCACCGAGACTCTGTGCTAGGGAAGATACAGGGCCGCGATCTCGTCCTTGCACTGCCGTAGCACCACGTTGCGCTTGAGCTTCAGGCTCGGCGTGAGCTCGCCGCCCTCCTCGGTCCAGTCGCCGGGCAGGATCGTGAACTTGCGGATCGACTCGGCCTTGGACACCGTCTTGTTGGCGTCCTCGACCGCGGCCTCGATCTCGGCGCGCAGGTCGGGGTCGTCCACGTGGTCGGCGATCGAGCCGGTCTTGCCGTGGGCCTCCGCCCAGGCGGGGAAGGACTCCGGGTCGATCGTGATGAGCGCGGCGATGAACGGCTGGCGGTCGCCCACGACCATGCACTGGCCGACCAGGAGGTGCCCGCGGATCCGGTCCTCGAGCGGGCCCGGGGCGACGTTCTTGCCTCCGGCCGTCACCAGGATCTCCTTCTTGCGCCCGGTGATCCGCACGAAGCCCTCGTCGTCGACCTCGCCGACGTCGCCGGTGTGGAGCCAGCCGTCACGCTCGATCGCCTCTGCGCTGGCCTGCTCGTTGGCCCAGTAGCCCGCGAAGACCTGGCCGCCGCGGAACAGCAGCTCGCCGTCCTCGGCGACGCGGACCGACGTACCGGGCAGCGGACGGCCGACGGTGCCGATCTTGGTGGCCTCGGGGAGGTTGACGGTGAGCGCGGCGGTGGTCTCGGTGAGGCCGTAGCCCTCCAGGACGGTCAGCCCGATGCCGCGGTAGAAGTGGCCCAGCCGGTCGCCGAGGGGAGCGCCCCCCGACACGGCGTACTCGCAGCTGCCGCCCAGGGCGTCGCGGAGCTTGCCGTAGACGAGGCGGTCGAAGAGCGCGTGCTGGGCGCGCACGGCGAGCGAGGCGCGGCCCTTGGCGGAGTCCAGGCCGCGCGAGTAGGCGATCGCGGCGTCGGCGGCGCGGGCGAAGATCGCGCCCCTGCCGTCGGCGGTGGCCTTCTGGGAGGCGGTGTTGAACACCTTCTCGAAGACGCGGGGCACGGCGAGGATGAACGTCGGTCGGAACTGCTGCAGGTCCTCGACCAGATTCTTGATGTCGGCGCTGTGGCCCAGGCGGGTGCGCCGCTTGACCGACCCGATCTGGATGATCCGCGCGAAGACGTGGGCCAGCGGCAGGAACAGCAGGGTGGAGGAGCCCTCGTGGAAGAGGTCGTGGAGCTCGTCGGTGGCCACCCCGAGCTCGAACATGAAGTTGCCGTGGGTGAGCATGCAGCCCTTGGGGCGCCCGGTCGTGCCGGAGGTGTAGATCAGGGTCGCCAGGTCGAGCGGGGTGGCCGACGTGCGGCGCTTCTCCAGCTCCTCGTCGACGACGTCGTGCCCGATCCGTTCGAGCACCGTCACGGCGTTGTCGGCGATCGACCAGACGTGGTTGAGCTCGTCCAGCCCGGCGCGGACCTCCGAGATGCGGGCCAGGTGGGCGGGGGTCTCCGCGACCACGGCCTTGGCGCCGGAGTCTCGCAGGATCCAGGAGATCTGGTCGGCCGCCGAGGTCTCGTAGATCGGGACCGTGACTGCGCCGGCGAACCAGATCGCGTAGTCCAGCAGCGTCCACTCGTAGCGGGTCTTGGAGATCAGGGCCACGCGGTCGCCGGGCTCGATGCCGGAGGCGATCAGGCCCTTCGCGACCGCGGACACCTCGGCCAGGAACTCCTTCGTGGTGACGTCGGTCCAGCCCGAGTCGCCGGGACGGCTGAACACCACCGCGTCGGGGGCCTCACTTGCATTCGCCACCACGTCGTCGGTGAGGTTTCCCGTCGTCGGGATCTCGATCGTCATGGGCGTCGAGAACTCGCGCACGTCTCTCCTCCTCAGGCTGGCCCATCGGGCCGTTGCGGGCAGATTACCGTCGAGGGTCGAGAGGCCGGCCATCCGGTAGCATCGCGGTTCCGATCCACCCGCCTCCCGGGGCGCCAGCTAGGGGTTCACGATGGCCGAACAGACCACCTCCTCGATCGTCGTCGACGCCGCGCCCGGCGACGTGATGGGCGTGATCGCCGACTTCGAGGCCTACCCCCGGTGGGCCAAGGGCGTCACGGTGGCCGACGTCGTGGCCAGCTACGGCCCGGAGCAGGACGGGCGCGCCGAGCAGGTCTTCTTCGCGCTCGACGTCTCGCCGATCAAGGACGAGTACACGCTGGCCTACCAGTGGGACGGCGACGACGAGGTCACCTGGACCCTGGTCGAGGGCAAGATGCTCCGGGCCCTGGACGGCGCCTACGTGCTGCGCGACCTCCGCAACGGGTCCACGGAGGTCACCTACCGCCTCGCCCTGGACGTCAGCATCCCGCTGATCGGCATGCTGAAGCGCAAGGGCGAGAAGATCCTCATCGACACCGCGCTGAAGGGGCTGAAGAAGCGCGTCGAGTCTCTCTGAGACCGCCGTGCGCCTGCTCCTGTTCACCGGCAAGGGCGGTGTCGGCAAGTCGACCGTGGCCGCCGGGACGGCCGCCCTCGCGGCCGACGCCGGCCACCGCACGCTGGTGCTGTCGACCGACGCCGCGCACTCCCTGGCCGACGCCTTCGGGGCGCCGGTGGGGGCGGAGCCGACCGAGGTGGCCGAGCGGCTGTTCGTGCAGCAGGTCGACGCCCAGCTGCGGTTCGAGCAGTCGTGGGCGGAGATCCAGCGCTACCTGCTGAGCGTGCTGGAGGGCGTCGGCGTGGATCCGGTCGCGGCGGAGGAGCTGACCGTGATCCCCGGCGCCGAGGAGGTCCTGGCCCTGCTGGAGCTGCGCCTGCACGCGCTGTCGGGGGAGTGGGACGTCATCGTCGTCGACTGCGCCCCGACCGCCGAGACGCTGCGCCTCCTCGCCCTGCCGGAGGCTCTCGGCTGGTACATGGACCGGGTGCTGCCGACCCAGCGCCGCGTCGTCAAGGCGCTCAAGCCGGTCCTGACGCGCGCCGCGGGCGTGCCCATGCCCGGCGACGGGATCTTCGATGCGGTCCAGCGCCTGCACGCCGAGCTCGACCAGGTCCATGGGCTGCTGTCGGGCCCCGCCGCGAGCGTGCGCCTGGTGCTGACGCCGGAGAGCGTCGTGCTCGCCGAGGCGCGCCGCTCCTACACGAGCCTCTCGCTGTTCGGCTACCGCGTCGACGGGGTCGTCGCCAACCGGGTCTTCCCGGCCGAGGGCGCCGACGACTGGCGCGCCGGCTGGGTGCTCGCCCAGGACGCCGTGCTGGCGGAGGTGGCCCAGTCCTTCGCCGGCCTGCCGGTGTGGCGCTCGGAGTACCGCGCCACCGAGCCGGTCGGCGTCGACGCGCTGCGCACGCTCGCCGCGCAGGTGTACGGCGCTTCGGACCCGCTCGCCGTGCCGGACGGGACCGGGCCCTACCGCGTCGACCGCACCGCCGACGGCGCCGTGCTGCACCTGTCGCTGCCGTTCGTCACCCGGGCCGAGGTCGGTCTCGCCCGCCACGGCGACGAGCTGGTCGTGACCCTGCGCGACGACGCCTCCCTCGGCTCCTCGGGACAGGCCGTAGGGTCGTATCGTCGCCTTCTCACCCTCCCGGCCGGCCTCGCGCGCCTGCGCGTCGCCGGAGCCCGGGTGGACCAGGGTGAGCTGCGGGTCCGGTTCACGGACCCGGCCCAGGACGACGTACGGGAGAAGGCGACGTGAGCGATGCCCAGGACCGGCCCGGAGCCGCCGACGAGCCCGTCGGCAGCGTCGGCGACGAGGCGGCCAAGCTGCTCGGCGCCCTCTCCGAGTGGGCCAAGGACCACGGCGCCGACCTCGGCCAGGGCCTCGGCGGGCTGGCCGGGCAGGCCGCCTCGCTGCTGGAGGACGTCGACGAGCACGTCGCGACCGGGAGCTCCGAGTGCACCTACTGCCCGGTGTGCCGCACGGTGCACGCCGTGCGCCAGACCAACCCGGAGGTGCGGGCCCAGCTGAAGGTCGCCGCGTCCGCGCTGCTCCAGGCGGCCGCCGGGCTCCTGGCCACCCCCGTTCCCCCCGACGCCGCCGGGCGCGGGCACCAGGTCGAGCGCATCGACCTGGACGACGATCTCGGGTCGGAGGAAGAGTCATGAGCCTGTCGTGCGGCATCGACGTCGGAGGCACCAAGATCGCGGGCGCCGTGGTCGACGCGAAGGGCGCCATCCTCGAGGAGGCGCGCGTCGAGTCGCCCGCGACCGATCGCGAGGCCATCGAGGCCGCGATCGCGAGCCTGGTCGCCGACCTGCGCACCCGGCACGAGGTCGACAGCGTCGGGGTCGGCTTCGCCGGGTACGTCGACGCCGGCCGCGCCCGGGTGCTGTTCGCCCCCAACCTCGCCATGCGCGACCTCGACCTGAAGCGCGAGCTCGAGGAGCAGGTCGGCGTGCCCGTGGTCATCGAGAACGACGCCAACTCCGCGGCGTGGGGCGAGTTCGCCTTCGGCGCCGCCGAGGACGTCGACGACCTGCTGATGGTCACCGTCGGCACGGGGGTCGGCGGTGGTCTGGTGCTGGGAGGGGAGCTCTACCGCGGCGCCTACGGCGTCGCCGCTGAGATCGGGCACCTGCGGGTTGTGCCGGACGGCCACCTGTGCGGCTGCGGAAATCGTGGGTGCCTGGAACAGTACGGAAGCGGGACGGCCCTGGTGCGTGAGGCCCGTACGGCGGCCGCGGGCGGCGCGGAGCAGGTGGAGTCGCTGCTGGCCCGCGCCGGCGGCGACCCGTCCGGGATCCACGGGGCGCTGATCACCGAGGCCGCCCGGGACGGCGACCCGTTCGCCGTCGACCTGCTGGCCTCGCTCGGGCGGTGGCTCGGCCACGGCATCGCCTCGCTGACCACCGTCCTCGATCCCGCCGCGGTCGTCATCGGCGGCGGCGTCAGCGAGGCCGGTGACCTCCTGCTCGACCCGCTGCGCGCCGCCTTCGAGTCCCAGCTCATCGCGCCCACCCACCGCCCCGTGGCCGAGATCCGCCTCGCGACGCTGGGCAACAAGGCCGGTGTCATCGGCGCGGCCGACCTGGCACGGCGGTGAGCGCCCTCCACATCGGCGTCGATGTCGGGGGCACCAAGGTGCTGGCCGGCGAGGTGTCGGACCACGGCCAGATGCTGCGGACCGCGCGGCGGCGCACTCCCGGGCGGCAGGCGGAGCCCCGCGCCCTGGACGACGCGGTCACCGAGGCGGTCCTCGAGGTGGCCGACGGGCGCACCGTCGCCGCCGTGGGCCTCTCGGTCGCCGGCCTGGTCGACCTGACCCGGGGCCGGGTGCGCTTCTCCACCCACCTGCCGTGGCAGGAGGACGACACCGCCGCCCGGCTGTCGGCGCGCTGGGGCGTGCCGGTGTTGCTCGACAACGACGTCTCCTGCGCGGCCGTGGCGGAGCTGGCCCACGGCCGCGGCCTGGCCCACCCCGACTTCCTGCTGGTCACCATCGGGACCGGCATCGGCGGTGCGATCGTGCACCGCGGCGAGCTGTGGCGCGGCGCCAACGGCATGGCGGGGGAGTTCGGGCACGTCCGGGTGGTGCCCGACGGCCGTGCCTGCGAGTGCGGCCTGCGCGGCTGCCTGGAGGAGTACGCCAGCGGCAACGCGCTGATGCGCCTGGCCGGCGACGCCTACGAGGACGGCGCGGCGATCACGGCGGCCGCCACCGGCGGTGACCCGGCGGCGATCCAGGCCCTGGCCTCCGTCGGCGACTGGTTCGGCGTCGGGCTGGCCGGGCTCGTCGGCTCGTTCGACCCGCCCGTCGTCGTGGTCGGGGGCGGGGTCTCCGACGCGGGTGAGCTGCTCCTCGGGCCGACCCGCGCCGCCCTCGAGCGCACCCTGGTCGGCGCCGGCCACCGGGACCTGCCGCAGGTCCTCGTCGCGTCCTGCGGGTCGGCGGCCGGCATGGTCGGGGCGGTGCGCATCGCGCGGACCGGCTAGACGACCGCGCCGTCGTCGTCGGGGTCGCGGGGGCCGCGGGGCATGAGCAGCACGAGGTAGAGGAAGCCGCCGACGAACGCCGCCACGAGCAGGTAGGCCAGCAGCGGCGGCAGGTCGATGCCGGCGACCAGGCACACGAGCAGGATGGCCGGAGCCCCGAAGAGGCCGGCCCAGGCGAGCATCCGGTCGGGGGTGGTCGAGGGGACGGGCGGTGGCGGTGGGGGCACGAAGCGGTCCGAGGACCAGTCGGCGTCCGGGTACGGGTCGTCCCAGCTGGCCTCGCCCGCCGCCGGCTCCTCGGGTGCGGCGGCCGGCTCCGGCTCCGGCACCGGCTCGGGGTCCAGGTCGGCCCGGTCTCCGAAGTTCTCGACGATCGCGCGCCAGGCATCGTCGTCGTTGTCGCGCTGCACGACTCGAGGTTACGCCGCGGTCGTCCTCGCCACGAACGCGGCGGACTCGTCGAAGATCCGCGGGGCGTCGTTGTCGAGCGTGGCCACGTGGTAGCTGTCGGTGAGCGTCACGACGGTCACGTCGCGCGAGGACACCTTGCCGGTGATCAGCGGCTGCGAGGCCTCGTCGACGACGTGGTCGACGGTGGAGCGCAGGTACAGGATCGGGCAGGTGACCTTGGGCAGGTCGGCCACCAGCGGCGGCCAGGCGCGCATG includes the following:
- a CDS encoding SRPBCC family protein, coding for MAEQTTSSIVVDAAPGDVMGVIADFEAYPRWAKGVTVADVVASYGPEQDGRAEQVFFALDVSPIKDEYTLAYQWDGDDEVTWTLVEGKMLRALDGAYVLRDLRNGSTEVTYRLALDVSIPLIGMLKRKGEKILIDTALKGLKKRVESL
- a CDS encoding ArsA family ATPase yields the protein MRLLLFTGKGGVGKSTVAAGTAALAADAGHRTLVLSTDAAHSLADAFGAPVGAEPTEVAERLFVQQVDAQLRFEQSWAEIQRYLLSVLEGVGVDPVAAEELTVIPGAEEVLALLELRLHALSGEWDVIVVDCAPTAETLRLLALPEALGWYMDRVLPTQRRVVKALKPVLTRAAGVPMPGDGIFDAVQRLHAELDQVHGLLSGPAASVRLVLTPESVVLAEARRSYTSLSLFGYRVDGVVANRVFPAEGADDWRAGWVLAQDAVLAEVAQSFAGLPVWRSEYRATEPVGVDALRTLAAQVYGASDPLAVPDGTGPYRVDRTADGAVLHLSLPFVTRAEVGLARHGDELVVTLRDDASLGSSGQAVGSYRRLLTLPAGLARLRVAGARVDQGELRVRFTDPAQDDVREKAT
- a CDS encoding ROK family glucokinase, which codes for MSLSCGIDVGGTKIAGAVVDAKGAILEEARVESPATDREAIEAAIASLVADLRTRHEVDSVGVGFAGYVDAGRARVLFAPNLAMRDLDLKRELEEQVGVPVVIENDANSAAWGEFAFGAAEDVDDLLMVTVGTGVGGGLVLGGELYRGAYGVAAEIGHLRVVPDGHLCGCGNRGCLEQYGSGTALVREARTAAAGGAEQVESLLARAGGDPSGIHGALITEAARDGDPFAVDLLASLGRWLGHGIASLTTVLDPAAVVIGGGVSEAGDLLLDPLRAAFESQLIAPTHRPVAEIRLATLGNKAGVIGAADLARR
- a CDS encoding ROK family protein, whose amino-acid sequence is MSALHIGVDVGGTKVLAGEVSDHGQMLRTARRRTPGRQAEPRALDDAVTEAVLEVADGRTVAAVGLSVAGLVDLTRGRVRFSTHLPWQEDDTAARLSARWGVPVLLDNDVSCAAVAELAHGRGLAHPDFLLVTIGTGIGGAIVHRGELWRGANGMAGEFGHVRVVPDGRACECGLRGCLEEYASGNALMRLAGDAYEDGAAITAAATGGDPAAIQALASVGDWFGVGLAGLVGSFDPPVVVVGGGVSDAGELLLGPTRAALERTLVGAGHRDLPQVLVASCGSAAGMVGAVRIARTG